The DNA window TGGAGAACGCTTTGAGAAACGCATGATCCACCGCGCCGTCGGCCAGTTCCATCGCCCTCAGGCCAGGCGGATAGCCGTCGAACTTCTCCGGCACTCCCGTCGCGGCGGAGATGGAATCCAGAATCTGCTCGGCCGTACGCATGCCGATCAACGCCTGGGCGAATTGCGGTTCCGGATCCGCACTAAACGGCGAGACATGCGACGGCGACCGCGAGCTCAGCTGGTACGCGGAAGAGTTCAAGATCACCCGGACGACCGGCTTGATGCGGTATCCTTGCTCGACAAAATGTTCGGCCAGGGCGGCCAGCAGTTCCTCATTCGCCGGCGGATTGGTATCGCGGAAATCGTCGACCGGATCGACAATCCCTCGCCCCAGCAGATGGAACCAGACGCGGTTCACAATCGAACGGGCAAAGTAGGGATTCTCCGGCGCCGTCAGCCATTCCAGCAGCTTCTCCCGGCGATCGTCGTCATCGGTCAGCTCGCCCGGCTCTACTCCAAAGGCGACCGGCGCCACGTTCTGGTTGGTGACCGGGTGCTTCACTTCGCTGCGACGGTCCAGGTACACCACTTCGTGATCCAGGCCGCGCTGGCTGCCTTTGAATTTGATACGGGCGAAGTACGCCGCCAGGCCGTAATAGTCGTTCTGCGTGATCGCTTCGAACGGATGGTTGTGGCACTTGGCGCAGCCGATGCGCACGCCCATGAACAGCTGCGACATCGCCTCGGCGGCGTCTTCGGGCGTGCGGGCGATGCGATGGAAGTTGGCCGCCGGCTTGTGCACCGTATCGCCCAGGCTGGTGAGGGTCTCCCGCGCGAACTGGTCGAACGGACGGTCGGCGGCAAAGTGATCGATCAGGTACCGGTGAAAACTATGGACGCCCCGCCGGCTGATGGTGACCTCGCTGCCGCGCATCACATCGGCCCACTTGAGCGCCCAGAACGCAGCGAACTCGTCCCGCTGCAGGAGCGTTTCGATCAGCTGACTGCGTTTGTCGGGATCAGCCGAATCCAGGAAGGCGATGGACTCCTCCGCCGTGGGCGGCACGCCGATCGTATCCAGATACACGCGCCGCAAAAACTCCGCGTCGGTCGCCAGGCCGGCTGGCTGGATCTGCAACTCTTTCTGTCGGGCGAACAGATGCTCGTCGACAAAATTAACGACCGGCGGCGACTGGAATTTGAACTCCGGATCATGCCGGACGTATGTCATGCGCGAGCCGACCACCTGGCTTAAATAGCGGACCAGAAAGGTCGCTTCGGCTGTGCGATGAAACTCGACCCGACCGTCGGCCGACACGCTGGCGCCGGCTTCGTCGTTGGTGGTGAACACGGCCCGTTCGGTCACGTCCTGCACCTCGCCGTTGTCAAAATGGGCCAGCGCGATCAGCTGCTGTTGCGGCTGGCCGGAGACCAGCCGGCGCTGGTCAGGCAGCACCTGCAGCCGGACCAGGCGTCGGGGCGATTCGCTCTGCTGGCAGCCTTCGGCGATCCAGCTGCGGATCGCCTGGTGGTTGATATCGTTCGTCGCCAGGCGGACACCGCCGCGGTGCGGCGTTTGCCCCAGCGGCTTGCGGAGCACCAGGCTCTGGTCGGGGTCAAAGCGGTTGGTGCGGCGACCGTAGCCTTCGCGGGTCAGCGTCCGCAGGTCCAGTTGCGGGTCGTAGCCGCGCAGGCTGAGGCGGAAGCCGCCCTTTCCCTGGGGCGAGCCGTGGCAGGCGCCCACGTTGCAGCCGGCCTTGCTGAGGGCGGCGATCACTTCGGTGGCGAACTCGACCGGGGCCGGTTCGTCAAACTGGCGGACTTCGACCGGGATGTTGACCGCGTGATCCTGGTAGCGGGCGACAATCACGGCCGATCCGTCGCCGCGAGGACGCACCACCCCCTGCTCATCGACGACGGCGACTTCCGGCTGCTGGCTGACATAAGTCGCCGCGCGGGTCAGGTCGACGCGTTGGTCCCCCACGGCGCCGTCGAGCAGTAACTGCTGCCGGGAACGCGCGCCGGTCAGCACCACCTGGCCCGGCAAGGCCGTGAGGCTTTCCACCGACAGGAGCGCTGCGCTGGCTGGTTCCGGCGTCTGCCCGTCAACGACCGCCGGCACAGGCGCAGCCGGCGGTTCGGCCGCGGCGACGGTCGCCCCGGGATCCAGCAGCGCCAGCCAGCACCAGGCCGTGAGCAGACAGGCGGCTGCCGGGTTGCAGACGGCCGGGCGTTGATCAGGTTTTTGGCTTCGGGGTTGGTTTTTGGACATTGATCGAGATATTCGGTTCGTTAAGGTTTTCCTGGTAGCGGCCGACTTCGCCGGTGGACTGGCAGCGAATCGACTTGCGACCGGGGGTAATGTCGTCGGCCAGCTGGACGTCGAACTCCACGGCGTCGACTCCGGCAGGGAAGACGATCGTCTCTGGCAGCTCCACCCCCGGCGGCGATTGCTGGGGCGTCAGGGTGACTTCGCCCTGCCAGGTGTCGCTGCGGTGGGCGAGCATCTTCAGCCGCACGGTCTGGCCCGGTTCGGCCGTCGGCAAATCGCCTTCCAGGGCCGGCCGGAAGGCGGGCCGCAGATCGAGGTCAAAGGTCCGCATCAACGTGATGCGGCGCCCCTCGACGGCGGTGGTCGCGGAAAGGTCGACCCGCTTCTTCTCGTACCGGGCGTTGATCCGGTTGAAGAACTCGCCCTCCACCTGCGGCTGGTCCGCGACGGCGGTGGGCAGATGGACGTATACCTGCTCCCGGCTTTCCGATTCGTCGCCGATCTGACCACCGGTCGCGGTGAAATCGACCGGCCCGTCGAAGGCCGGCTGGCGGACGACGACGATCGGAAAACGGGCTGTCTGGTATTTGGTCATCACCGTTTCAGCCGCCGGCAACTCAATCGTGAACGGCGTGGGCGGCGTGATCTGCAGGGCAAACCGATCGGTCAGCGAAGGCGGCAGGCTGACCTGGTTTTCGCGAGGTTCGCTGCGCAGGTTGTCCTTGTCCACTTCAATCTGGTCGATGGCCGGGTGCGTTTGCACCAGGGCGACGGCCGTTTGTTCGCCGTCGTCGGAACGCCAGCGGCCGACGATCTGGAAACTGCCGACCTGCAAAGGAGCCTCGCCGCTGGCCTGCAGCCGGCAGACGATCTCGCTGGCGTCGGCCGGAATGACGGACGGCTCCAGCGATACGCCGGCCGGGGCTCCGAGCAGGGTCAGTTCGATCGGTCCCGCACACCGCGTCCGCTGGGCTGTGATGGCGATCGGCTGCCACGATTCCTGCGGTACAGTCAGCCGGGCATGCTCGGCGAACAGATCGAGCGACGGAGCCAGCTCGGCCACTTCCACCCGGTAACCGAACCCTGGTCCGCCGTCGCTGGCCATGTCGCGGACGAGCAGTTGATACACGCCGTCGGCGTTGATGTTCATGTCGAACCGCGCTTCCCAGCGGTAACTGATCTCCCGCACCTTCTGGGCGACTTCATCGATCCGGCGCAGCTCGCGGCCGTTCGGATCGACCAGCGCCAGCTCCAGGTCGGCGGCGCCGCCCAGGTCGCGAGAAACGCCGGTGAAGCTCAGCGACTGAC is part of the Lignipirellula cremea genome and encodes:
- a CDS encoding DUF1549 and DUF1553 domain-containing protein, yielding MSKNQPRSQKPDQRPAVCNPAAACLLTAWCWLALLDPGATVAAAEPPAAPVPAVVDGQTPEPASAALLSVESLTALPGQVVLTGARSRQQLLLDGAVGDQRVDLTRAATYVSQQPEVAVVDEQGVVRPRGDGSAVIVARYQDHAVNIPVEVRQFDEPAPVEFATEVIAALSKAGCNVGACHGSPQGKGGFRLSLRGYDPQLDLRTLTREGYGRRTNRFDPDQSLVLRKPLGQTPHRGGVRLATNDINHQAIRSWIAEGCQQSESPRRLVRLQVLPDQRRLVSGQPQQQLIALAHFDNGEVQDVTERAVFTTNDEAGASVSADGRVEFHRTAEATFLVRYLSQVVGSRMTYVRHDPEFKFQSPPVVNFVDEHLFARQKELQIQPAGLATDAEFLRRVYLDTIGVPPTAEESIAFLDSADPDKRSQLIETLLQRDEFAAFWALKWADVMRGSEVTISRRGVHSFHRYLIDHFAADRPFDQFARETLTSLGDTVHKPAANFHRIARTPEDAAEAMSQLFMGVRIGCAKCHNHPFEAITQNDYYGLAAYFARIKFKGSQRGLDHEVVYLDRRSEVKHPVTNQNVAPVAFGVEPGELTDDDDRREKLLEWLTAPENPYFARSIVNRVWFHLLGRGIVDPVDDFRDTNPPANEELLAALAEHFVEQGYRIKPVVRVILNSSAYQLSSRSPSHVSPFSADPEPQFAQALIGMRTAEQILDSISAATGVPEKFDGYPPGLRAMELADGAVDHAFLKAFSKPVRDATCECGRDGDPSLSQVIHLLNNPEMLANMKSPGGHIARWLAAGKTEAQVVELIYLTTLSRRPTLAERELLEQHLSKATDRQEGLYDIQHALLNSHEFLLRH